The genomic stretch ATCTCCCCAGCCATATCAACTGGCTCAGTAAAAATTTCACCGGCTATAACTGGGAACATGTCGATGCGAAGGCTGCGCTCGTTAAAGGGAGAGAAGATGCCGCGAAGATGGTAAAAGAGCTTCGGGCCGTTTCAAAAGAGACACTCGACGATCTCGCCCAAGATACCGATTTTGACCTGAAGTATGACGAGGGATATAGAAGCCTGGTTCCCGGCGCGCATGGAAAGAGGATGGATATTTTCCGGAAGATAATCAACAGGATATCGGAGAGCGGTGAAACGGGCACCTATACCATGTGGCATCATGCCATAATGGGCGACTTCTTCGATTATAGCCGCGGCCTGCTTATGTCGATAAGAGGGCTCACCGTAAGCCGGGCGCCGGAAGTGTGGGGCTACATTAGGGAGTTGGAGGATAATATCCGGAGCAATATAAACAGGGAAGAGGCCAATTTCGTTCTTTTGGGATTCATGGCGGAGGTCCTCGAAGGCGCGGCCCTGCGGTCGCCGATGAATGGCGCGGATATTCCGCGGGACGGATTTAGCGCTACGGTGGCGGATCTTGACCGCAAAGCCGCCTGTTACGAAAGCCGGGGCCAGAGCCTTATCCTCTATGCCGACGATCTTTTAGAAAACGCGGTTATAGTGGACCTCGGAAATACGCTCAAGAATATCCTTGCCAAACACAATATATTGGAAGGCGGCCGTATAATATTATTCGCGCGTAACGGAGCGAACGCGAAGATAATGCGCGGGCTCATAAGCGCCGCGGCTCCTGCCATTGAAGTAATTGATATAACTCCCGATCAGCTGCAGGCCGGAAACGATGAAGTAAAAGAGGCGGAGGCGCTTCTCCGCCGGGCCCGGGCCAAAGGCGCGGGAGAGGTGCTGGCTTTGATCAGAGGGCCTGCGGCCGAATACGATGGGCTGGCCTCTTTCGCGAAGTCGGCTTCTCTGCCGATAATCCTGATAGGGAAGGACCATGGACCCTACTCGTTTGCGCTGGCTATAGCGCTTGCGCTCGAGGCCAAATTCCGCGATGCGCCGCTTGGCTGGCTAATTTCATTATCGAGGATAGAATCCGATGATGCCGGTTCGCTGTATGAAAGATACCGGCTGTCTCTCCGAAGCCTTATTTCCGCATAAATGCGATCCATAAACTGGCCCGATAGAATTAACTTCCCCTTAGCCTTCTCGCTAGTCTTCCTTTTACTGGGCTTCATAGGCATCGTCCATCATGAAATGTGGCGCGACGAATTACAGGCATGGATGATCGCCAGAGACAACACATCCCTCGCCGGCCTCGTATCTACTGTCAGATACGAGGGCCACCCGATATTCTGGTACCTGGGACTTTACGCGATAACGAGGTTCACTCATAACCCTTTCGCGATGCAGGTATTCCATATATTGATCGCATCCGCCGGCATATGGGTCTTCGCCAGGTTCTCGCCGTTTACTAAATTGCAGAAGGCCCTCTTCGCCTTCGGGTTCTTCCCGTTTTATGAATACGCCATAAAAAGCAGGGGATATGCGCTGGGGATCCTTCTACTCTTCCTCTTCTGCGTATTTTATAAAGACCGTTCAAAGAAATATATTCTGATTTCCTGCGTCCTGTTCATAATGTGCCAGACGAGCGTTTTGGGCCTCTTAATAGCCATATCTCTTCAGGCAATGCTTATCTTCGAGCTTCTTTCCGACGGTGCTTTCAGAAAAAATATCAATAAATTAGCGGTAGCGGTCATGCTAATAATATTTTTAGCCGGAATAGCCGCATCCTTATGGCAGATCATGCCGCCCGGCGACAGCACTTTCGCCGCTAACTGGCACTTGCAATTTGACGGCCTCCGCATGGAAAGGATCTTTAGCCTCCTCTCCCGGGCATACCTCTGTTCGCCGTATTACTGGTGCTTCGATCTGAACTCCGGCGCATATCAGGCGGAGACGTTATTTCCTAATCTATGCCTATCCGCGGCGCTATTTCTCTTTATCTCCATGCTCTTCCGCAGCAAGCCGAAGATCCTCTTCCTGTATATTTGCGGCACGGCGGTATTTTTAACATTCTTTTATGTAAAATACGGCGGATTTTCATGGCACCATGGCCATCTCTATATTCTATTGATAGCGTGTTTCTGGCTGTCCGCCTTCTACCCCGATACGCCTATTCGCAAAAGATTAGGGACCATCTTCGTCACAATAATTTTAGCCATACACTTTTATCAGGGTGCCATGGTATATGCTAAGGATTACTCTTATCCGTTTTCCGCATCTAAGGATGCGGCGCGGTTCATCGAAGATAGCGGGCTCAAGAGCATGCTGATAGCCGGAGACCTGGATTATGCCGTCTCGCCTATAGCCGGATATCTAGATAAGAAGATTTACTATTTAAGGGAGGGGAGATTCGCCACATATGTCCAATGGGACGACACCTGCCGGAAAGATTATGATCCTGCAAAGCTTCGTGAAGAGCCCGCCCTGCAGAATAAGAAGTCCCTGCTAGTGGTAAATGAAGATTTAAAAGTCCTGCCCGGCTATATGACGAAAGTCAAAGAGTTCACCAGTTCCATGGTCCCGGACGAGAAATATTACCTCTACCTGCTGGATTTCGAGAAATAATCCCCCTGACTTTATGTTTCAGCTGAACGAAGAGGAGTATGAAATCTTGAAGTCGCAATTTGCGACCTCAAAATCCTTGACGATTGGTAGTTATGTGATAGAGTTTAGTAGGATAGCCCAAGAGAATGTTAAAATAAAAAGGAGGGAAGGTATGGCAGAAAATGAGAATGAAGTAAAAAATGCGGCAGGTGAAAGCAAAAGCGATAAGTTTAAAAGGCTTGCTTCAAAGAGGGTAGTAAACGCGATACAGAAGATCGAGCTTATAACGAATCTCGCGGCTTCCAGTTACGAATCGACCCCCGAGGAGGTGGCGAAGATCCTGACCGCACTGCAGGGCTCAGTGGATAAGGTTAAGGCGGCATTTTCCAAGCAGAAGATCGACAAGACGACATTTAAGCTATAAATTATCATAGGACATGGAGCTGGAGGGCAAATGGCTAAAAAGGTTTTAGTGGTAGATGATGAACCGGATATACTGGAAATGCTTGGGATCCGATTAGAAAGCAATGGTTATACGGTTATTACGGCATTTAACAAAGAAGGGTGTTTTAAAAAAGCTACCGAGGAAAATCCGGATCTTATCTTGTTAGATGTTTTGTTGCCGGGGATAGGCGGGCTTGAAATATGCAAGCTTCTTAAAAAAGATGCTAAAATGAAAGATATCCCGGTTATTATTATAACGGCGTTGATCGGAGAATCGGCTGTTGAGGCAGGATTAGAAAGCGGAGCGGTCTGCGTAATAAGTAAACCGTTTGATCCCGCAGATCTTTTAGAGAAAATAGCGGATGTTCTTAAATCCGATCATGAGATAGTGTAATAAAAACGCAAGGAGGCAATGATAATGATGAAGAAGGCGGTGGCGGCGCTATTGGTTTTCGTGGTAATAATTTTTAATGCGGCTCCGGGATATTGCGAAACCCCGGCTTTCAGAAAATTCAGGCGGGGTTTTTGTAACATGCTGACTTTCCATATGGAGATCGGACAACAGATGGAAGCTGTAGGTGATGCACACGGCAATGGCTGGGCCGTAACCGTTGGCCTGACAAGAGGCATTCTTATGTCTGCGGCAAGGCTGCTCACAGGGGTGTACGAGACGGTTACATTTCCGGTGCCTTTTCCTGCCGAGTATAAGCCGATAATGAAAAAACCTGAGTTTTTCTGGACGGAACCATTCGCGGAGGCGCCGGGTAAATAAACTAAGCTAATTAGGCAATATGCAAAAAGTCCGATATGAGCTCGATCCGTATAACAGGCTCGTCCTCGCCGGCACCGGCGCGAAGAGCGATCTCCCGAAATTCCGGCAAGTCCTGGACGGCAAATTCAAGACGGATGAAAATAATAGCCTCTCCTACCACGTAAAAGCGCCCCTTTCGAAAGACGATAATATACCCAATCAGATCAAGCTCTCCGGCGAATGGTCCCTCACGGATGACCATGAATTGCGCCTGACATTGGACAAGTCAGCCAGAGAGACTTTCGGCGATCAGGTAACCTTGCAGGGAGATATCTTAGATGTAGATAAAAATTCTCTCTTATTCGCCGTCACGACCGCCGCGAAAGAGGGTACGCGATCGACATATATCTTGAATATCGCCGGATCATGGAAGGCCGACGAGAATAACAGGATCTCTTTTCATGTAAAGAGGGAAGGCGGCAGATACGATATCCTCACCTTCGACGGCATGTGGGAGGCTAATAAAGATCATCAGATCGTATATCGATACGAGAAGGCGAAGCTTGCACGAAAAAAACGGCAAACCCACACGGTGATATTCAAAGGATATTGGGACATAAAGGATAAGGTCAGGCTCTCCTATGCATTAAGCGGAGATACCGATTCCGTATTCGATTTCAAAACAAGCGCAGGCCTTTTTAAAAAAGACTACATCCAATACGAAGTGGGCATAGGTCTGACGGATCGTAAGAAACCGGCAACGCGAACCGTTAAATTATCGGGTAAATGGAACCTGAAAAAAGACGTCGGCCTGGTCTTTGAGATCGAGTATGAAGATAAGCCCGCAAAAGCGATAATCTTCGGCGCGGATATAAGGCTCGCCGGCAGAGACGCGATATCGTTCAGGCTCAAGAGCGGTGTCGGGAATAAAGACATGGGCATCGACCTGGAACTGTCGCGCGAGATATTTAACGGCGAAGGCGAGGTTTTCTTGAAGGCCCTTGTGTCGGGAAGAGAATCGGCCATCTGCGCTGGAGCCGCGTGGAGGTGGTAGTTGGAAGTGTAATTACTTTGCCTTCCGGGCCGGCTTTTTGTATAATGTTACAGGTATGAGAAAGACCGTTCCATTAGATATCGCGTACAGGCTGTTAGGTTCCGGGCCGGTGGTCCTGGTGAGTTCGCTATTGGGTAAAAGGGCCGCCCTTACTCCGATAGCCTGGAACATGCCGATATCTGACGATCCTCCGGTAGTGGCCCTCGAGATATGGAGGGACCATTTCGTATATAAGGCAATTCTCAAGACCGGCGATTTCGTAATCAATATACCTTCGAGCGATATGGCCGAGATCGTGCGCGGGCTCGGAAGCGTCTCCGGAGCTAAAGTCGATAAATTCGAGAAGTATGGCCTCGATAAAGAACCGTCGAAGAAAGTTAAATCACCCCGTCTTAGATCTGCCATAGGAATTCTTGAATGCAAGCTTCGCAGAGATAAGCATCTCCTTAATAAATACAATATAGTTGTCGGCGACGTGGTCTATGCCGAGGCCGAAAAGAGTATTTTTACAGACAGATGGCACCCTGAGAAGAAAGGGCCGAGACTGCTTCATCACCTCGGAGGCAGGATATTTTACGCTCCGGAAAGACGTATAATCTAAATTAACCAAAGGAGGATAGTGTGAATAGACGTATAGCAGTAGTGATATTAACGTTGTGCATATGCGCTGGAATCGCATGTGCGGCCGATGATAGCACGAAGGCCGCGTCCGAAGATAAAGATCTCGGAACAAAGACCGTCAACACCGTCACCGATACCGCAAAATCCGCCGTGGACGGTACGACGAATACAATAAAGACTTCCGTGAGCGATACGGCCGCCGCGCCGAAGACCGCCATTCAGGCCGTCAAGGATACCGCGAACACGGCTTTAAATCATGCCGACGCGGTTATGAAGACAATCACCGGCGAAGATACTAAGTAAATCGCAGTTCTGGCTCAAGTTTGACAACTAACTATTTATAGGATACAATCTAAACATGATTAATAAACAGATGAAATCAATCTATTACGGTATTATATTGGCAATGGGGTTATCTTTAGCGTGCGCCGCTTCTTCTTCAGCAGAAGAGAAAGGCGACGAGTCCATATTTAAATACAAAAAAGAGCTCTCTATCACAGATAAGCAGGAGAAGAACCTTCGCGATATCCTTACAAAGTTCCAGGACTTTATGACGGCAAAGCAGAAAGAGGTCGATGCCCTTAGCGCTGACCTCAATAAGTTGGTCACGGAGAAAGGGGACCTGAGCAAAATAAAAGCAAAACTTCAGAGTATATCCCGTATCCAGGCGGACGCGACTTACCAGGATATAGTGAGCACCAGAGCCATAGAGAAAGAGCTCTCCGCGGACCAGATAAACAAGTGGCGCGCCATGCAGGAGGAATTCAGGAAGAGCCAGCAGCAAGCGCAGGCGATGGCGGCTAAAGCAAAAGAGGATGTGGCACAACCGAAAGCAGAACAGCCGAAAATAGAAGGAAAAGTGGAAGGGATTGTCCCTAAGAAAACTAAGTAAACATAACGGAAGGAGGAAGTGACGTGCAGAAAAACATAGTACCCGTATTAGTAGTCATATGCATAATTTTAATCAGCGTTCTCGTGATCAGTTCGAGCGCAAATGGGGTAAAGCTGAAAAAGGCCCAGGCACAGGTTATCGTATTAAACAATACGATTGTGCAGAAGGATGCGGAGATAATAAGGCTTAACAGTGTATTGCAGGTGAAGCAGCAGGCTCTCGACAGCATGAATAGAGAGATGGAGAATGTAAAGACGGAATTAAGTAATACCGTAATAAGGCTCCAGGCCCTGCCTGCCGCGCAAAAAAGCGCCGCCACCAGATAGCGATAGTTTGAAAGGCAGGGACTGTCCCAACGTGTCTTCTAAGTGTTGAATGGGACTGTCCCGCTTTTCTCTATATGCGGAGGTGTCCATATGAAGAAATGGATATTTGCGGTAGTATGGATTTTAGCGATACTTTTGATATTAGGTATGGCCAAAGATCTGGTCATAAAATTTGCGGTCGAGTCGGGGGCGCGGATAGTAACGGGCCTTAATCTGAAGATAGGGGTTTTCAGGGTCGGCATATTTAACACCCTTGTGGACATCAGGAACCTGCGTATATTAAATCCGGCGGGTTTCAAAGATAAGATGATGCTCGATATGCCTGAGATTTATGTTAAGTATGACCTTCCGGCTATCTTTAAAGGGAAGATATATTTAAAAGAAGTGCGTATAAATATGAAAGAGTTCGTCGTAGTTAAGAACGAGAAGGGCGAATTAAATCTCAACTCCCTTAGGGTGGTAAAAGCCCAGAAATCCGGCAGTTCACCCAAGGTTCAGGCCGGCGGGAAGGCTCCGGAAATACAAATAGATAAGTTGCGCCTCAAGGCAGGTAAGGTCATATATAAGGATTACTCCTCCGGCGGCGTTCCGCGTATAATAGAATATAATATTAATATAGACGAAGAATATCGGGATATAACCGATCCTTATACTTTAGTGAGCCTTATCGTGGCGAGGTCCCTTATGAACACATCGATAGCGAACTTGACGAATTTCGATCTTAATGGTTTGAGCAGTTCAGTTTCCGGTGTTCTCGCGAATGCCCAGCAGGTTACCGATACGGCAAAAGCGGCGACTGAGGCCGTTAAGAATGTTCAGGGCACGGCATCGAAGGCTGCCAGTGCCGTGAGTGACGTGCTCGGTGATGTGTTTGGATCGAAGAAGTAGCGGAATTATCCTCCCTTAAGACTAAACGCGGAAAATAATATGGGATTCGGTGTAAAGAGAGACAAGGAGGAAGTCTTAAGGGTAAGGATGGTTACGCTAGGGATAAGAGAAGCGGACCTGGATGAACTTTTTATACGGGCGGGTGGAAAAGGCGGACAGAAGGTAAATAAAACCTCTGCGTGTGTTTATCTCAAACACAGGCCCACAGGCATCGAGGTCAAATGTCAGAAGGAGCGTTCTCAGGCCCTAAACCGGTTCTTTGCCAGAAGGATTCTCACCGATAAAATCGAATCGCTTATTCTGGGCCGGGAAGCCGCGGCCGAGAAGAAGATAGAGAAGATCAGGCGTCAGAAGCGGAAACGCTCTCGCAGGGCCAAAGAGAAGATGCTTAGGAATAAAAAGATGCGTTCCGAAAAGAAAGAGTTGCGAAGGCCCCCTGCGGCCGAATGAGCTGAACGAAATGTTTTGACTGAAAACCCTTTGGAGAGATGGCTGAGTGGTTGAAGGCGCACGCCTCGAAAGCGTGTGACCCTTTACAGGGTCCCTGGGTTCGAATCCCAGTCTCTCCGCCAGTTTTGATAATAGGTATATACAGGAATAATATTATGGACAAAAAGACATTAGCATTGCTATTCTGTTTAACCATTACGTGTTCATTTGCTTTCGCGGAAGATAATACGGTAGAGCCAGCAGGAGTCTATGCTACAATCGACACCAAACCTTCCATCCAGGCAATAAATATATTGAGAACCGGTACGGATAAAGAGAAGACGGCGATGGCAATGGTAATTGAATCGCATTCCGATAAATATTGTCCGGCCGTATTCTTTTCTTTGGCAGCGTATCTTTTTGATGTCGGCAAAACCGACGATGCTTTGTTCTGGTTATACGCGGGGCGGATACGAACACAATATGATATTAAGATATGTACCGATGAAACCGTTGCGGGTGGTTATGAGGAATTAAATATGTCTGTGCCGGATCTACTTAAAGTAATACAGTTTGAAAATTTAAATAACACAAAAATAATTGTACAAAAAGCAATTAAATGGGATAAAGAAACTCCGATCAATTATGATTCGCGCTGGATAGCTTTGCATGGAATGGGCGCCTTTACGAGGGCTATGGATAACAATAAAAAGAAACCCGTTCTGACTATACCCGAAAAAGAGTGGAAGGATGTGGCTGAAAAAAACAGAAAAGAATATTGGGATGCATTCCAGGAAGACCTTAATACCATAACGCCCGAACAGTTCGAACAGATAAGAGCAAAAATAAAG from Candidatus Omnitrophota bacterium encodes the following:
- a CDS encoding response regulator — translated: MAKKVLVVDDEPDILEMLGIRLESNGYTVITAFNKEGCFKKATEENPDLILLDVLLPGIGGLEICKLLKKDAKMKDIPVIIITALIGESAVEAGLESGAVCVISKPFDPADLLEKIADVLKSDHEIV
- a CDS encoding exosortase system-associated protein, TIGR04073 family translates to MMKKAVAALLVFVVIIFNAAPGYCETPAFRKFRRGFCNMLTFHMEIGQQMEAVGDAHGNGWAVTVGLTRGILMSAARLLTGVYETVTFPVPFPAEYKPIMKKPEFFWTEPFAEAPGK
- a CDS encoding flavin reductase family protein encodes the protein MRKTVPLDIAYRLLGSGPVVLVSSLLGKRAALTPIAWNMPISDDPPVVALEIWRDHFVYKAILKTGDFVINIPSSDMAEIVRGLGSVSGAKVDKFEKYGLDKEPSKKVKSPRLRSAIGILECKLRRDKHLLNKYNIVVGDVVYAEAEKSIFTDRWHPEKKGPRLLHHLGGRIFYAPERRII
- a CDS encoding peptide chain release factor-like protein; this encodes MGFGVKRDKEEVLRVRMVTLGIREADLDELFIRAGGKGGQKVNKTSACVYLKHRPTGIEVKCQKERSQALNRFFARRILTDKIESLILGREAAAEKKIEKIRRQKRKRSRRAKEKMLRNKKMRSEKKELRRPPAAE